Proteins from one Elephas maximus indicus isolate mEleMax1 chromosome 12, mEleMax1 primary haplotype, whole genome shotgun sequence genomic window:
- the ZNF768 gene encoding zinc finger protein 768, which produces MEREASPWGLESRDVHSPDETGSVEGSLKGNISDNEEEEISQQEGPGDYEVEEIPFGLEPQSPEFEPQSPRFEPESPGFDSQSPRFVPPSPEFAPRSPESDSQSPEFEPQSPRFEPQSPGYEPKSPGYTPRSPGYEPKSPGYEPQSPGYESQSTGYELQNPESETQNAELKTQNPKFEAQSSKFQEGAEMLLNPEEKNSLSIPLGVHPLDSFTQGFGQQPTGGLPLGPPFEMPTGTLLATPQFEMLQNPLGLTGALRGPGRRGGRARAGQGPRPNICGICGKSFGRGSTLIQHQRIHTGEKPYKCEVCSKAFSQSSDLIKHQRTHTGERPYKCPRCGKAFADSSYLLRHQRTHSGQKPYKCPHCGKAFGDSSYLLRHQRTHSHERPYSCPECGKCYSQNSSLRSHQRVHTGQRPFSCGICGKSFSQRSALIPHARSHAREKPFKCPECGKRFGQSSVLAIHARTHLPGRTYSCPDCGKTFNRSSTLIQHQRSHTGERPYRCAVCGKGFCRSSTLLQHHRVHSGERPYKCDDCGKAFSQSSDLIRHQRTHAAGRR; this is translated from the exons ATGGAGCGGGAGGCGTCGCCGTGGGGCCTCGAGTCCCGGGATGTGCACAGTCCAGACGAAACGGGGAGCGTCGAAGGGTCCCTCAAAG GCAACATAAGTGACaatgaggaagaagaaatttCTCAGCAAGAAGGCCCTGGGGACTATGAGGTTGAAGAGATACCTTTTGGACTTGAACCCCAAAGTCCAGAGTTTGAACCCCAAAGCCCCAGGTTTGAGCCTGAAAGCCCAGGTTTTGACTCTCAAAGCCCTAGGTTTGTGCCCCCGAGCCCTGAGTTTGCACCCAGAAGCCCTGAATCAGATTCTCAGAGCCCTGAGTTTGAACCCCAGAGTCCCAGGTTTGAACCCCAAAGCCCTGGGTATGAACCCAAGAGCCCAGGATATACACCCCGGAGCCCTGGGTATGAACCCAAGAGCCCTGGGTATGAACCCCAGAGCCCTGGATATGAATCCCAGAGTACAGGGTATGAACTCCAGAACCCTGAATCTGAAACCCAGAATGCTGAGTTGAAAACCCAGAATCCCAAATTTGAAGCTCAAAGTTCCAAATTCCAGGAAGGTGCAGAGATGCTTCTGAATCCTGAAGAAAAGAATTCATTGAGTATCCCCTTGGGAGTCCACCCCCTGGACTCCTTCACCCAGGGGTTTGGGCAACAGCCTACAGGGGGCCTGCCCCTAGGGCCGCCTTTTGAGATGCCCACAGGCACTCTACTGGCTACACCCCAGTTTGAGATGCTTCAGAATCCCCTGGGCCTGACAGGAGCCCTCCGGGGTCCAGGCCGGCGGGGTGGTAGGGCAAGGGCTGGGCAAGGCCCTCGGCCTAACATCTGTGGCATCTGCGGGAAGAGCTTTGGGCGGGGCTCCACGCTGATCCAGCACCAGCGAATTCATACAGGTGAGAAGCCGTATAAATGTGAGGTCTGTAGTAAGGCCTTTTCTCAGAGCTCTGACCTCATTAAACACCAGCGCACCCACACGGGAGAGCGGCCCTACAAGTGTCCCCGTTGTGGCAAGGCCTTCGCTGACAGCTCTTACCTGCTTCGCCACCAGCGCACCCACTCAGGCCAGAAGCCCTACAAGTGCCCCCACTGTGGCAAGGCCTTTGGCGACAGCTCCTACCTCTTGCGGCACCAGCGCACCCACAGCCATGAGCGGCCCTATAGCTGCCCTGAGTGTGGCAAGTGCTACAGCCAGAACTCATCCTTGCGTAGCCACCAGAGAGTGCACACGGGGCAAAGGCCCTTTAGCTGCGGCATCTGTGGCAAGAGTTTCTCCCAGCGCTCGGCACTTATCCCCCATGCCCGCAGCCATGCCCGTGAGAAGCCCTTCAAGTGCCCTGAGTGCGGCAAGCGCTTTGGCCAGAGCTCGGTGCTGGCCATCCATGCCCGCACCCACCTGCCTGGCCGCACCTACAGCTGCCCCGACTGCGGCAAGACCTTCAACCGCTCCTCCACGCTGATTCAGCACCAGCGCTCCCACACAGGCGAGCGGCCCTACAGGTGCGCTGTGTGTGGCAAGGGCTTCTGCCGCTCTTCAACGCTGCTGCAGCATCACCGTGTCCACAGTGGTGAGCGGCCCTACAAGTGTGATGACTGTGGAAAGGCCTTCTCACAGAGCTCCGACCTCATCCGCCACCAGCGGACCCATGCAGCCGGCCGGCGCTGA